A genomic window from Brassica oleracea var. oleracea cultivar TO1000 chromosome C8, BOL, whole genome shotgun sequence includes:
- the LOC106312712 gene encoding LOW QUALITY PROTEIN: coatomer subunit alpha-1 (The sequence of the model RefSeq protein was modified relative to this genomic sequence to represent the inferred CDS: deleted 2 bases in 1 codon; substituted 1 base at 1 genomic stop codon): MLTKFETSSNQVRGLSFHPKRPWILSSLHTGVIQLWDYRMATLIDTFEEHDGPVRGVHFHHSQPLFVSGGDDYKIKVWNYKTHKCLFTLLGHLDYIRTVQFHHECPWIVSASDDQTIRIWNWQSRTCVSVLAGHNHYVMCASFHPKEDLLVSASLDQTVRVWDIAPLRKNKTPPADEDDIMGLTQMNSDPFDATVKYVLEGHDRGVNWAAFHPTLPLIVSGADDRKVKLWRTNETKAWEVDTLRGHSSNVSSVMFHAKHDLIVSNSEDKSIRVWDATKRTEIKTFRRENDRFWILAAHPETNLLAAGHDSGLIVFKLERERPAFALSGDSLFYAKDGFLRRYEYSTQKDSQVIPIQRRTPDSSPSLNQSPRPRTLSYSPTENAVLISSDLDGGSYELYIIPKDRSEDAKRGTGGGSAVFIARNRFAVLDKSTGQEEVVVVLVVKNLKNEVVKKIPLPIPTTDAIFYAGTGTLLCRCEDKVVTFDLTQRLVLGEVHTPSVRHVVWSNDMESVALLSKHTIILASKKLALLCTLHETTTRVKSGAWDDDNGVFIYTTSNHVKYCLPNGDSGIIRTLDVPIYVTKVSGDKIFCLDRDGKNREITVNASEYMFKLALMGKRFDHVARMIKSSRISGQAMVAYLQQKGFPEVALHFVEEEEGDERVRFNLAIESGNMSVAVASATNINEEDYWYRLGVEALRRGGNSGIVEFAYQQTRNFERLSFLYLITGNLEKLSKLMKLKKGVMGQFHNALYMGDVXERTKILENAGHLPLAYITASVHGLEDIAERLSMALGDDVPSLPQGKTHSLLMPPTPVVCGGDWPLLRVMKGIFEGGLESANEEDDVEEGDWGDALAEEEEEEEEEGSGWEGLELPLQLDTPKVSAFMTPSQGMAVSQIWSQESLLAAEQAAAGSFDIAMRLLNRQLGIKNFAPLKSMLLDLLIGSQSYLPAFSSSPVVPLAVERGWSESSSRGPPALVYELSQQEEKLKSGYKATTSGKLTEALRLFRSILHTIPLLVVESRTEVEEVKELVTIVNEYVLGLKMELKRRETRDDPVRQQELAAYFTHCNLQPPHLRLALFSAMGVCYRARNLATAYNFAKRLLETNPTESQAKTARQIVQAAGRNMTDATELNYDFRNPFVICGSTYVPIYRGQKDVSCPYCTARFVPSQEGNICAICDLAVIGAEASGLLCSPSQVR, translated from the exons ATGCTGACCAAGTTCGAGACCAGTAGCAACCAAGTTAGAGGTTTGAGCTTTCACCCTAAAAGACCATGGATTCTCTCCAGTTTGCACACTGGCGTCATCCAGCTCTGGGATTATCGTATGGCTACTTTGATCGATACGTTTGAGGAACACGACGGACCTGTTCGTGGTGTTCATTTTCACCATTCTCAGCCTCTCTTCGTCTCCGGAG GTGATGATTACAAGATCAAAGTTTGGAACTACAAAACACACAAGTGTCTTTTCACTCTTCTTGGTCATCTCGATTATATCCGCACGGTTCAGTTCCATCACGAGTGCCCTTGGATTGTCAGCGCCAGTGATGACCAGACCATACGCATATGGAACTGGCAATCACGGACTTGTGTCTCTGTCTTGGCTGGCCACAACCACTATGTTATGTGTGCTTCTTTCCATCCAAAAGAAGACCTCCTCGTATCGGCTTCCTTAGATCAGACTGTCCGTGTTTGGGATATTGCTCCTCTCCGGAAGAACAAGACTCCTCCTGCTGATGAAGACGACATCATGGGGTTGACTCAAATGAACAGTGATCCTTTTGATGCCACAGTCAAGTACGTCCTTGAAGGTCACGACAGAGGTGTAAACTGGGCTGCTTTTCATCCCACCCTGCCTCTTATTGTCTCCGGTGCAGATGACCGCAAAGTAAAGCTGTGGCGTACCAATG AAACTAAAGCATGGGAAGTGGATACACTGCGAGGGCATTCGAGTAACGTTTCGTCAGTTATGTTCCACGCGAAACATGACTTAATTGTATCCAACTCGGAGGATAAGAGCATCCGTGTCTGGGACGCTACCAAGCGAACTGAAATCAAGACTTTCCGTCGCGAAAACGAT AGATTCTGGATACTCGCAGCTCATCCCGAGACGAATCTACTAGCAGCCGGACACGACAGCGGATTGATCGTCTTCAAACTTGAAAGAGAGCGTCCTGCGTTTGCTTTGAGTGGTGATTCTTTGTTCTACGCCAAGGATGGTTTCTTGCGTCGCTACGAATATTCAACTCAGAAAGACTCCCAAGTTATCCCTATACAGCGTCGTACTCCTGACAGTTCTCCAAGCTTGAATCAGAGTCCTCGTCCAAGGACTCTATCATACAGTCCGACGGAAAATGCAGTTTTGATCAGCTCAGATCTTGATGGCGGTTCTTACGAGCTGTACATCATACCAAAAGATAGGAGTGAGGATGCGAAGAGGGGGACTGGTGGTGGTTCTGCCGTATTCATCGCCCGTAATCGGTTTGCTGTTCTCGATAAAAGCACCGGCCAGGAGGAGGTGGTGGTGGTGCTAGTAGTGAAGAATCTAAAGAACGAGGTGGTTAAAAAGATTCCTCTCCCTATTCCCACCACAGATGCTATCTTTTACGCTGGGACCGGAACTCTGCTATGTAGATGTGAGGATAAAGTGGTTACGTTCGACCTTACGCAAAGACTTGTCCTCGGTGAAGTTCACACACCGTCCGTTAGGCATGTTGTTTGGTCTAATGATATGGAGAGTGTTGCTTTGCTCAGCAAGCATACTATCATTCTCGCCAGCAAAAAACTTGCCCTCTTGTGCACGCTCCACGAGACGACAACACGTGTGAAGAGTGGAGCTTGGGATGACGACAACGGTGTCTTCATCTACACTACTTCGAATCATGTCAAGTACTGTCTTCCTAATGGGGACAGTGGAATCATCCGAACCCTGGATGTCCCTATCTACGTCACCAAGGTTTCGGGTGATAAAATCTTTTGCTTGGATCGGGACGGGAAAAACAGGGAGATCACCGTTAATGCTAGTGAGTACATGTTCAAGCTTGCGCTGATGGGAAAGAGATTTGATCATGTAGCGAGGATGATAAAAAGCTCTCGGATAAGTGGGCAGGCTATGGTTGCTTACCTGCAGCAGAAAGGGTTCCCTGAAGTTGCATTACATTTTGTTGAAGAAGAAGAAGGCGACGAGAGGGTCCGGTTCAACCTGGCTATTGAAAGTGGAAACATGAGTGTAGCTGTTGCGTCCGCTACAAATATTAACGAGGAAGATTACTGGTATAGACTTGGAGTGGAGGCTCTTCGCCGAGGAGGCAACTCTGGTATCGTCGAGTTTGCGTACCAGCAGACGAGGAACTTCGAGAGGTTGTCTTTTCTTTATCTTATTACTGGTAATCTTGAAAAGCTTTCAAAGTTGATGAAATTGAAGAAGGGCGTAATGGGTCAGTTTCACAATGCTCTCTACATGGGAGATGTTTAAGAGCGTACTAAGATACTGGAGAACGCTGGTCATTTGCCTCTAGCGTATATCACTGCTTCGGTTCATGGTTTAGAGGATATTGCTGAGCGGCTTTCGATGGCGCTGGGAGACGATGTGCCGTCATTGCCTCAAGGGAAAACTCACTCGCTTCTGATGCCACCGACTCCCGTCGTGTGCGGTGGTGATTGGCCTCTTCTGAGAGTGATGAAAGGAATTTTTGAAGGAGGACTTGAGAGTGCAAATGAAGAAGATGATGTTGAAGAAGGCGATTGGGGTGATGCACTTGCAGAAGAAGAAGAAGAAGAAGAAGAAGAAGGTTCTGGATGGGAGGGACTTGAGCTTCCACTACAGCTTGACACTCCTAAGGTGTCTGCCTTTATGACACCTAGTCAAGGTATGGCCGTAAGTCAGATATGGAGCCAGGAATCTCTCCTTGCTGCTGAGCAAGCTGCAGCGGGAAGCTTCGACATTGCAATGCGTCTCCTCAACAGACAGCTTGGCATAAAGAACTTTGCGCCTTTGAAATCGATGCTTCTTGATCTGCTCATTGGCAGCCAAAGCTATCTTCCTGCTTTCTCTTCGTCTCCTGTGGTTCCACTCGCCGTTGAGCGTGGATGGAGCGAGTCTTCCAGCCGTGGCCCACCAGCTCTTGTTTATGAACTCTCTCAGCAAGAAGAGAAGCTCAAATCTGGCTATAAAGCTACAACGAGCGGGAAA CTGACCGAGGCTCTCCGGCTCTTCCGCTCTATCCTCCACACCATCCCTCTACTGGTGGTCGAGTCAAGAACTGAAGTCGAGGAGGTTAAGGAGCTCGTCACCATCGTCAACGAATATGTCCTCGGTCTTAAAATGGAGCTTAAGAGAAGAGAGACCAGAGATGATCCAGTGAGGCAGCAGGAGCTCGCTGCTTACTTCACTCACTGCAACCTCCAACCACCTCACTTAAGACTCGCCCTGTTTAGTGCAATGGGAGTCTGCTACAGGGCGAGGAACCTCGCCACTGCCTATAACTTCGCCAAAAGATTGTTGGAAACCAACCCAACGGAAAGCCAAGCCAAGACGGCTAGACAAATTGTTCAAGCCGCTGGACGCAACATGACTGATGCAACCGAGCTCAACTACGACTTCAGAAACCCTTTTGTGATATGCGGGTCAACGTATGTCCCCATCTATAGAGGACAGAAAGACGTGTCGTGTCCTTACTGCACTGCTCGGTTTGTACCGAGCCAGGAAGGAAACATCTGTGCGATCTGTGATCTTGCAGTCATTGGCGCGGAGGCATCTGGTTTGCTATGCTCTCCTTCTCAAGTCCGGTGA
- the LOC106309630 gene encoding uncharacterized protein LOC106309630, protein MAAIYSVQCLSSCDSHYHQRSQSGSRWRLNSRVLVSSSLWNNSLPSGVDLKRRGHLICAVKGGAEEGAFKKTVELDRMIDALKDANPRELEKLVVENILAFDEVFWIRLATRSDTCKSDDDKKDYEELAATVMTIVDCVVNKTREKIESATDVLKGILRPVVEGVEEISWPPRDPQAINQMEKEVIQREKEGQLDEGFLSEVSAQLRQAKEDKDKPGLAAMLQKVLQLYASTILSKRSYAKKGNEVVRAEHFLETLIKAPEEQWNKLFLEGLTLGKGDVTPDELSAVIKKRVERTLIRTEGGSYQQRILIEYLKGIESRANDIMKLLQG, encoded by the exons ATGGCGGCAATATACTCTGTTCAATGCTTATCCTCTTGCGATTCTCATTATCATCAACGCTCGCAG AGTGGTTCGCGTTGGAGATTGAATTCTAGGGTTTTAGTATCCTCGAGTCTGTGGAATAATTCTCTGCCTTCTGGAGTTGATTTGAAACGAAG GGGACATTTGATATGTGCAGTCAAGGGAGGAGCTGAAGAAGGAGCGTTTAAGAAGACCGTTGAACTCGATCGGATGATAGATGCTCTTAAAGATGCAAACCCCAGAGAA CTTGAGAAGCTTGTCGTTGAAAACATTCTTGCCTTTGATGAAGTTTTTTGGATTAGACTGGCTACCAGGTCGGATACTTGCAAATCAGATGATGACAAG AAGGACTATGAGGAGTTAGCTGCAACTGTGATGACCATAGTTGACTGCGTTGTGAATAAGACTCGG GAGAAGATTGAGTCGGCTACTGATGTTCTGAAGGGGATATTAAGACCCGTTGTGGAAGGAGTGGAAGAAATTTCATGGCCTCCAAGAGATCCTCAAGCCATCAATCAAATGGAAAAG GAAGTAATACAACGGGAAAAAGAAGGACAATTAGACGAAGGGTTTCTTTCAGAAGTTAGTGCTCAACTAAGGCAG GCAAAAGAAGATAAAGACAAACCAGGGCTTGCGGCTATGCTGCAGAAAGTTCTTCAACTCTATGCTTCTACCATCCTCTCCAAGCGTAGTTACGCAAAGAAAG GGAACGAAGTTGTAAGGGCGGAGCATTTTCTGGAAACTTTGATCAAAG CGCCTGAGGAACAATGGAACAAACTGTTCTTAGAAGGGTTAACACTCGGGAAAGGAGACGTAACACCTGACGAGCTATCTGCCGTTATCAAGAAACGAGTTGAGCGCACGCTGATCCGAACT GAAGGAGGTTCATACCAGCAACGAATCTTGATCGAGTATCTCAAAGGGATCGAGTCCAGAGCAAATGATATTATGAAATTACTTCAGGGTTAA